A genome region from Purpureocillium takamizusanense chromosome 8, complete sequence includes the following:
- a CDS encoding uncharacterized protein (COG:S~EggNog:ENOG503NZ3K), which yields MRLLGTKDLELKEFFDIHVPAYAILSHTWADGEVSLQDWADKNNRRFKPGYQKIVKACAEAVKDGIDYIWIDTNCIDKTSSAELSEAINSMFKWYQRSVVCYAHLGDVSHASIQSCRKPNSEFRKARWFTRGWTLQELIAPTELKFFSKDWQEIGTKANTTLALTIAEVTGITVWCLRRGIFSKLNPLREYSVAQRLSWASRRSTTRVEDQAYSLLGLFDISMPLVYGEGSEAFTRLLEEIMRKYTDHSILASQLRYVDVLPRSPKEFCESQDVATGKLTHRRKNFMHQRKAYTPRIHSYPFQMTNTGLQMTLPIVATLAPAFVFGVLDCWDESGTTQKTRSLCRIWIPLLRQGPERMRQFTRLLWPSPFLPVRLVPNDELGMKLGLAKRITAMTFSDRAGASWEPVDLVTPESYQDILIRKPHATTLPVPKWQPREAGSPFLICLPRGSDGYRLYGIFPQSTADVDKQHGEYLTSRVPLVQSRPLPQLGKVFDSPGKTNAGVRPTALDIHGAVIVFKRRHSRPPSFVAVCLVNMPILSHDGAVTYQPRCKIVTFWKPHLAEDHEENLGTLDVRKFSMTDTEHNFVVAVQKMPCPSHATAKGMEHRSVGLTQIVFDRRRLMADQERLKQLNKDAIPEMLAFMGQTSSDDEEA from the coding sequence ATGAGGCTCCTTGGCACCAAGGACCTCGAGCTCAAAGAGTTCTTTGACATTCACGTCCCGGCCTACGCCATCTTGTCTCACACctgggccgacggcgaggtctCGCTCCAAGACTGGGCCGACAAGAACAACCGTCGCTTCAAACCGGGGTACCAGAAGATTGTCAAGGCATGCGCCGAGGCCGTTAAAGATGGCATCGACTACATCTGGATCGACACCAACTGCATCGACAAGACCAGCTCGGCGGAGCTGTCCGAGGCCATCAACTCCATGTTCAAGTGGTATCAGAGGTCCGTCGTCTGCTACGCGCATCTCGGAGACGTGTCGCACGCCAGTATTCAAAGCTGCAGGAAGCCGAACAGCGAGTTTCGCAAGGCACGATGGTTCACAAGAGGGTGGACGTTGCAAGAACTCATCGCGCCGACCGAGCTCAAGTTCTTCTCCAAAGACTGGCAGGAGATCGGGACCAAAGCGAACACGACGCTGGCATTGACGATAGCCGAAGTCACTGGCATAACGGTGTGGTGTTTGCGCAGGGGAATATTCTCCAAGCTGAATCCTCTGCGCGAGTATAGCGTCGCGCAGAGGCTGTCATGGGCGTCCCGTCGCTCCACCACTCGAGTCGAGGATCAGGCGTACTCGCTCCTTGGCCTGTTTGACATCTCGATGCCCCTTGTGTACGGTGAGGGATCGGAAGCTTTCACACGCCTACTTGAGGAAATCATGCGCAAGTATACAGACCACAGCATACTTGCCTCGCAACTGCGGTACGTCGACGTTCTGCCCCGGTCGCCCAAAGAATTCTGCGAATCGCAGGATGTGGCTACTGGAAAGTTGACGCATCGGAGGAAAAATTTCATGCATCAGAGGAAAGCTTATACGCCTCGGATTCATTCCTATCCGTTCCAGATGACCAACACGGGACTTCAGATGACACTTCCCATAGTCGCTACCTTGGCACCGGCCTTTGTCTTTGGCGTCCTCGATTGCTGGGACGAGTCTGGGACGACGCAAAAGACGCGATCCTTGTGCCGTATATGGATTCCTCTGCTGCGCCAAGGGCCCGAAAGGATGCGTCAATTTACCAGACTTTTATGGCcgtcccccttcctccccgtTCGGTTGGTGCCAAACGATGAACTTGGCATGAAGCTGGGATTGGCCAAGAGGATTACGGCCATGACCTTCTCTGACCGAGCTGGTGCATCTTGGGAGCCAGTGGACCTTGTGACACCTGAGTCCTATCAAGATATATTGATACGGAAGCCGCATGCGACCACGCTGCCTGTGCCGAAATGGCAGCCCCGCGAAGCAGGCAGCCCGTTCTTGATATGCCTTCCACGAGGCTCAGACGGCTATCGGCTGTATGGTATTTTCCCGCAATCCACCGCCGATGTCGACAAGCAGCATGGTGAGTACCTGACCTCGCGGGTGCCACTTGTGCAGTCGCGCCCACTGCCACAGCTGGGAAAGGTCTTCGATTCCCCGGGCAAGACCAATGCAGGTGTGAGGCCGACAGCCCTCGACATACATGGTGCCGTCATCGTATTCAAAAGACGGCATTCTAGGCCACCTTCCTTTGTCGCGGTCTGCTTGGTCAATATGCCCATTCTATCCCATGACGGGGCCGTGACATATCAGCCTAGGTGCAAGATTGTTACTTTCTGGAAGCCCCATCTTGCAGAAGACCATGAGGAGAACTTGGGAACACTGGATGTTCGAAAGTTTTCCATGACCGATACCGAGCACaacttcgtcgtcgccgtgcagAAGATGCCCTGCCCGAGCCATGCCACAGCAAAGGGAATGGAGCATCGGTCCGTCGGGCTTACTCAGATCGTCTTTGATAGGAGGCGCTTGATGGCAGATCAGGAGAGACTCAAGCAACTTAATAAGGACGCCATCCCGGAAATGTTGGCTTTTATGGGGCAGACTTCCTctgacgatgaggaggcaTAG
- a CDS encoding uncharacterized protein (SECRETED:SignalP(1-28~SECRETED:cutsite=GHA-SQ~SECRETED:prob=0.5905)~EggNog:ENOG503P01N~COG:O) — protein sequence MLSTPQLSTQRVLTSVLAAASCWGSGHASQCIPRGNPFDIIDPQNWINPDRMTWDDFKAPPGTNWGDPSRRGSSRNFNIALVTVDYEDKSFAITGPPNSTIYGNPQPAAANIPREKVPAFYRDLLNKPNELNRGHTLHEYWMEDSAGRFGVDLTVFGAYRMPSKSYQYGIDDDMNPGACPPGATCNLDIRDDSLAAWRKDVGDKVADSFELVFILSAGQDESASWQEFGEMKFASKEDVPAAFGPPPGANGSAVNYASTRYVEWTSWAAASNIWPNAGGGSSTQCESSGMGVYAHELSHLLNIGDNYNNPYGKPLRRAYTGPWSMLSRGSFNGPGGPHSRWQIPALQGSSMGSLHTMRDKLQLGLVANSSVLRISRTGLVGSGPVVARITARAVKADLMGLRVEMGNDLAPACDISTDVLCDGRGYNNYETEVVDRMGADSFQPDAGVMISKTKTVAKQPFQWTIDANPQDINLVDFIRPNGTKAMATMGDYRQLADALFHAGTRSGSEFEYVDKANVLHLYVLKKHRDKTGVLSYTVGVRSLNGTDASEHGVKLSPGKVTAGKNKVTDKGVFCSFDLTNNGTYVAGGSHPQDLTPYLGVDIYRLQAEVKGSGWRVELPNALAFAKYGETTSVHVAVGASAHAHDVGTVTLVATSESDKKARAVAECRVKKD from the coding sequence ATGTTATCGACACCGCAGCTGTCCACCCAAAGGGTGTTGACGTCTGTCCTCGCGGCTGCCTCGTGCTGGGGCAGTGGGCATGCGTCCCAATGCATCCCCCGGGGCAACCCGTTCGACATCATCGACCCCCAGAACTGGATCAACCCAGACCGGATGACCTGGGACGACTTCAAGGCGCCTCCCGGGACGAACTGGGGCGACCCTTCTCGCAGGGGTTCCAGCCGCAACTTCAACATTGCCCTCGTGACGGTCGATTATGAGGACAAGTCGTTTGCCATCACGGGTCCGCCAAACTCGACCATATATGGCAAcccccagccggccgccgccaacattCCACGCGAAAAGGTCCCCGCCTTCTATCGCGACCTGCTCAATAAGCCCAATGAGCTCAACCGGGGCCACACTCTCCACGAGTACTGGATGGAAGACTCGGCCGGCAGATTCGGGGTCGACCTGACGGTGTTTGGTGCCTACCGCATGCCTTCCAAGTCGTACCAGTACGGCATCGACGATGACATGAACCCCGGCgcgtgcccgcccggcgccaCCTGCAACCTCGACATCAGAGacgacagcctcgccgcctggcGCAAGGACGTGGGCGACAAGGTCGCGGATTCGTTCGAGCTCGTCTTCATCCTGTCGGCAGGCCAAGAcgagtcggcgagctggcAAGAGTTCGGCGAGATGAAGTTCGCCTCCAAGGAGGATGTCCCTGCCGCGTTcggtccgccgcccggcgcgaATGGCTCGGCCGTCAACTATGCGTCCACGAGATACGTCGAGTGGACATCgtgggccgcggcgtccaACATATGGcccaacgccggcggcggctcctcgaCGCAGTGCGAGAGCTCCGGCATGGGCGTCTACGCGCACGAGCTCAGCCACCTGCTCAACATTGGCGACAACTACAACAACCCCTACGGCAAGCCGCTGCGCCGTGCTTACACCGGCCCGTGGTCGATGCTGTCCCGCGGCTCCTTCAACGGCCCCGGCGGGCCGCACTCGAGATGGCAGATCCCGGCGCTGCAAGGAAGCTCCATGGGCTCGCTACACACGATGCGCGACAAGCTCCAGCTGGGGCTCGTCGCCAACTCCAGCGTGCTCAGGATCTCCCGAACGGGACTCGTCGGCTCCGGACCGGTCGTCGCGCGCATCACCGCACGTGCCGTCAAGGCGGACCTCATGGGCCTCCGCGTCGAGATGGGCAACGACCTCGCCCCTGCTTGCGACATCTCCACGGACGTCCTCTGCGACGGCCGTGGCTACAACAACTATGAAACGGAGGTTGTGGACCGCATGGGCGCCGACTCGTTCCAGCCAGACGCAGGTGTCATGATTAGCAAGACCAAGACCGTCGCCAAGCAGCCGTTCCAATGGACCATCGATGCGAACCCTCAGGACATTAACCTGGTTGACTTTATTCGGCCAAACGGGAccaaggccatggcgaccATGGGCGACTACCGCCAATTGGCAGATGCGCTGTTCCACGCCGGAACGCGCTCTGGCAGTGAGTTCGAGTacgtcgacaaggccaacgTGCTTCACCTGTACGTCCTCAAGAAGCATCGCGACAAGACGGGCGTGCTTTCCTACACTGTCGGCGTCCGATCCCTGAACGGCACGGACGCGAGCGAGCACGGCGTCAAGCTCTCACCAGGCAAGGTGACCGCCGGAAAGAACAAGGTGACTGACAAGGGCGTCTTTTGCTCCTTTGACCTGACCAACAATGGCACCTACGTCGCCGGAGGATCGCATCCTCAGGATCTGACCCCGTATTTGGGCGTGGACATTTACCGCCTTCAGGCTGAGGTGAAGGGATCCGGGTGGCGAGTTGAGCTGCCCAACGCTCTGGCTTTTGCAAAGTACGGCGAGACCACGAGCGTTCATGTTGCGGTGGGCGCGTCTGCTCATGCCCACGACGTTGGTACGGTGACGCTCGTAGCCACGTCGGAGTCGGATaagaaggcgagggcggtcGCCGAGTGCCGGGTGAAGAAGGACTGA
- a CDS encoding Oxalate decarboxylase (COG:G~SECRETED:SignalP(1-17~SECRETED:cutsite=ALA-AP~SECRETED:prob=0.8158)~EggNog:ENOG503NYS0) — MKVSALLLSCAVGPALAAPRLQARAEDRFTEGQPISKAGKGGPINGGTNHQLDLQNPDNLGRQSTDNGIVPNLKWSFSDSKTRLLKGGWVREQVIQDLPQSHDIAGAQQHLKKGAIRELHWHRVAEWGIVYAGKVKLSVVDENGVYQVEELNYGDIWYFPKGTAHTIQGLADENEFLLVFDDGDFDKVGTTFNIDDWIAHTPKSVLAKNFGVDESVFENVPSPNPYITNGTVSTRNVTETPSTPVARGNSSFVYRTLEHKPEKIGGDGGEFHKIDSTNFPISKTIAATFVTLKPGGLRELHWHPNAEEWLYFHKGKAQATIFIGNANARTFDFTAGDTAVFPDNSGHYIENTSKDEDLIWVEIYKSDRVADIPLTQWLALTPADLVAQTLKVPIEFVEKLKKDKQVLIG, encoded by the exons ATGAAGGTCTCTGCGCTTCTGCTCTCCTGCGCCGTCGGACCAGCTCTTGCCGCTCCTCGGCTGCAGGCAAGGGCCGAAGACAGGTTCACCGAAGGACAACCCATCAGCAAGGCCGGGAAAGGCGGCCCCATCAATG GCGGCACAAACCACCAGCTGGACCTGCAAAACCCGGATAACCTGGGCCGACAGTCGACGGACAACGGCATCGTTCCGAATCTGAAGTGGAGCTTCTCTGATTCCAAGACGCGCCTTTTAAAGGGCGGTTGGGTTCGCGAGCAGGTGATTCAGGATCTGCCGCAGAGCCACGACATTGCGGGTGCCCAGCAGCACCTGAAGAAGGGCGCTATTCGCGAGCTCCATTGGCACCGCGTT GCGGAGTGGGGCATCGTCTACGCTGGCAAGGTGAAGCTCTCCGTCGTGGACGAGAACGGCGTATaccaggtcgaggagctcaactACGGCGACATCTGGTACTTCCCCAAGGGCACGGCGCACACCATTCAGGGCCTCGCGGACGAGAACGAATTTCTCCTCGTctttgacgacggcgattTCGACAAGGTCGG GACCACGTTCAACATCGACGACTGGATCGCCCACACCCCCAAGTCCGTCCTGGCCAAGAActttggcgtcgacgagtcCGTCTTCGAGAACGTGCCCTCGCCGAACCCATACATCACCAACGGGACCGTCAGCACCCGCAACGTGACCGAGACGCCCAgcacgcccgtcgcccgcggcaaCAGCTCCTTCGTCTACCGCACTCTTGAGCACAAGCCCGAGAAGAttggcggagacggcggcgagttCCACAAGATTGACTCGACCAACTTTCCCATCAGCAAGACCATTGCGGCGACCTTTGTGACGCTCAAGCCTGGTGGTCTGCGCGAGCTGCACTGGCACCCAAAC GCTGAGGAGTGGCTGTACTTccacaagggcaaggcccaGGCCACCATCTTCATCGGCAATGCCAACGCGCGCACCTTTGACTTTACCGCCGGTGACACGGCCGTCTTTCCCGACAACTCGGG ACACTACATCGAGAACACGTCCAAAGACGAGGACCTCATCTGGGTCGAGATCTACAAGTCGGACCGAGTCGCCGACATTCCGCTCACGCAGTGGCTCGCCCTGACGCCCgcggacctcgtcgcccagacGCTCAAGGTGCCCATTGAGTTtgtcgagaagctcaagaagGACAAGCAGGTCCTCATTGGGTGA
- a CDS encoding Carnosine N-methyltransferase (SECRETED:SignalP(1-23~SECRETED:cutsite=AHA-DN~SECRETED:prob=0.8796)~EggNog:ENOG503Q37X~COG:G), producing MKLPAAVVATWWLALGLGSIAHADNDEGQSLEEHRDVGSISEVHQVVMTVHRVQAQPNITASQRQQDEKTRLLKLMDRRNGKWTPSHPRHRLLDALHGFLKYKDSQGAELNRLRGLYARVSKSQKALLDHHIAYSSKFDEVERKLARNQALCDSIVDSALDFYQVPYWELTAHVREKESAGQAADRISVSQALKHIVRDWTAEGEHERNSTFACMLHTLTQLFPHHSSTIDPITVLLPGAGHGRLGHDIERLGGFEVTINEWSMYMNVAYRFLEEHGQALKHNFYPFVEGWSHHATDADMQRGLSFPDVDLRPEAVLMAEGDFTTAFNQQNGHYNVVITYFFIDTARNLLSYFDTIKKVLKPGGHWINLGPLLYGTAPFVQLSLEEIVKITEAMGFEYQETDERCGDLTLEGAKVRGMEAIYGFDKKALTKNAYNAQFWVARRQ from the exons ATGAAGCTCCCTGCAGCTGTCGTAGCGACTTGGTGGCTGGCCCTCGGGCTGGGCTCCATTGCGcacgccgacaacgacgagggACAATCCCTCGAGGAG CATCGTGACGTTGGTTCCATCTCTGAAGTGCACCAGGTCGTCATGACCGTGCACCGGGTGCAGGCGCAGCCAAACATCACCGCCTCCCAGCGACAACAAGATGAGAAGACCCGCCTGCTCAAATTGATGGACAGACGCAACGGCAAATGGACACCCAGTCACCCGCGTCATCGCCTCCTGGATGCGCTTCACGGATTTCTCAAGTACAAAGATAGCCAGGGAGCAGAGCTCAACAGACTTCGGGGCTTGTATGCAAGGGTATCCAAGTCTCAAAAAGCG CTTTTGGATCATCACATTGCGTACTCGTCCAAGTTCGACGAGGTGGAGCGCAAGCTGGCGCGCAACCAAGCCTTGTGTGACTCCATTGTCGACTCCGCGCTTGACTTCTACCAAGTCCCATACTGGGAGCTCACCGCCCATGTCCGCGAGAAAGAATCCGCCGGCCAAGCAGCGGACCGCATATCTGTCTCGCAAGCACTCAAACACATTGTGAGGGATTGGACGGCCGAAGGGGAGCACGAAAGAAATTCGACATTTGCCTGCATGCTGCATACTTTAACTCAGCTGTTTCCACACCACAGTAGTACTATCGACCCGATCACGGTTCTTCTGCCAGGTGCAGGGCATGGAAGACTCGGTCATGACATCGAGAGGCTAGGCG GGTTCGAGGTCACCATCAATGAATGGTCCATGTACATGAATGTGGCATACAGATTCCTTGAGGAGCATGGCCAAGCACTCAAGCATAACTTTTATCCCTTTGTTGAGGGCTGGTCACACCACGCGACCGACGCAGACATGCAGAGAGGCCTGTCGTTTCCGGACGTTGATCTCCGCCCGGAGGCGGTTCTGATGGCGGAAGGCGACTTCACAACCGCTTTCAACCAGCAAAACGGCCACTACAATGTGGTCATTACCTACTTCTTCATCGACACGGCTCGCAACCTCCTCAGTTACTTTGACACCATCAAGAAGGTCCTGAAACCTGGCGGCCATTGGATCAATCTAGGCCCGCTCCTTTACGGTACTGCTCCGTTCGTACAACTATCCCTTGAGGAGATTGTCAAAATTACCGAGGCCATGGGTTTTGAATACCAGGAGACGGATGAGAGATGCGGCGATTTGACCTTGGAAGGTGCGAAAGTTAGGGGCATGGAGGCGATATATGGCTTTGACAAAAAGGCTCTCACAAAGAATGCGTACAATGCCCAATTTTGGGTCGCGAGGCGACAGTAG
- a CDS encoding Carnosine N-methyltransferase (EggNog:ENOG503Q37X~COG:G): MTVHRVQAQPNITASQRQQDEKTRLLKLMDRRNGKWTPSHPRHRLLDALHGFLKYKDSQGAELNRLRGLYARVSKSQKALLDHHIAYSSKFDEVERKLARNQALCDSIVDSALDFYQVPYWELTAHVREKESAGQAADRISVSQALKHIVRDWTAEGEHERNSTFACMLHTLTQLFPHHSSTIDPITVLLPGAGHGRLGHDIERLGGFEVTINEWSMYMNVAYRFLEEHGQALKHNFYPFVEGWSHHATDADMQRGLSFPDVDLRPEAVLMAEGDFTTAFNQQNGHYNVVITYFFIDTARNLLSYFDTIKKVLKPGGHWINLGPLLYGTAPFVQLSLEEIVKITEAMGFEYQETDERCGDLTLEGAKVRGMEAIYGFDKKALTKNAYNAQFWVARRQ, encoded by the exons ATGACCGTGCACCGGGTGCAGGCGCAGCCAAACATCACCGCCTCCCAGCGACAACAAGATGAGAAGACCCGCCTGCTCAAATTGATGGACAGACGCAACGGCAAATGGACACCCAGTCACCCGCGTCATCGCCTCCTGGATGCGCTTCACGGATTTCTCAAGTACAAAGATAGCCAGGGAGCAGAGCTCAACAGACTTCGGGGCTTGTATGCAAGGGTATCCAAGTCTCAAAAAGCG CTTTTGGATCATCACATTGCGTACTCGTCCAAGTTCGACGAGGTGGAGCGCAAGCTGGCGCGCAACCAAGCCTTGTGTGACTCCATTGTCGACTCCGCGCTTGACTTCTACCAAGTCCCATACTGGGAGCTCACCGCCCATGTCCGCGAGAAAGAATCCGCCGGCCAAGCAGCGGACCGCATATCTGTCTCGCAAGCACTCAAACACATTGTGAGGGATTGGACGGCCGAAGGGGAGCACGAAAGAAATTCGACATTTGCCTGCATGCTGCATACTTTAACTCAGCTGTTTCCACACCACAGTAGTACTATCGACCCGATCACGGTTCTTCTGCCAGGTGCAGGGCATGGAAGACTCGGTCATGACATCGAGAGGCTAGGCG GGTTCGAGGTCACCATCAATGAATGGTCCATGTACATGAATGTGGCATACAGATTCCTTGAGGAGCATGGCCAAGCACTCAAGCATAACTTTTATCCCTTTGTTGAGGGCTGGTCACACCACGCGACCGACGCAGACATGCAGAGAGGCCTGTCGTTTCCGGACGTTGATCTCCGCCCGGAGGCGGTTCTGATGGCGGAAGGCGACTTCACAACCGCTTTCAACCAGCAAAACGGCCACTACAATGTGGTCATTACCTACTTCTTCATCGACACGGCTCGCAACCTCCTCAGTTACTTTGACACCATCAAGAAGGTCCTGAAACCTGGCGGCCATTGGATCAATCTAGGCCCGCTCCTTTACGGTACTGCTCCGTTCGTACAACTATCCCTTGAGGAGATTGTCAAAATTACCGAGGCCATGGGTTTTGAATACCAGGAGACGGATGAGAGATGCGGCGATTTGACCTTGGAAGGTGCGAAAGTTAGGGGCATGGAGGCGATATATGGCTTTGACAAAAAGGCTCTCACAAAGAATGCGTACAATGCCCAATTTTGGGTCGCGAGGCGACAGTAG
- a CDS encoding uncharacterized protein (COG:S~SECRETED:SignalP(1-21~SECRETED:cutsite=TMA-QL~SECRETED:prob=0.8172)~EggNog:ENOG503Q4I4): MTYTSVSLAIAGLILSPLTMAQLFTVNCEPLTIQRGDPIVDPGVLSSHVHAVVGGTAFALSQSNEAAKAARATTCDKILDNSNYWQPQLYHQRRDGKFEIVNFQGAAAYYISRACDYAPGRRNCNGSPAPKAPPAGLRMVVGEPSLRTYNHSNPAQRAISHVCLGRGTSKETPNFPSGQCERMRAETFFPSCWDGKNLDSSNHRKHMAFPVIGDFNTGVCPQSHPVAIFSVFFEFFYDTGAIKNFNRLVWANGDPTGYGLHGDYLNGWKDQDRLGRAMDTCTGPGGVNAPGCSLNVGPNGPGHSSRQALQTPPPTEDVGLKAPIDKLPGNNPVTQ; the protein is encoded by the exons ATGACTTACACCTCGGTTTCTTTGGCCATTGCCGGCCTCATCCTAAGCCCCTTGACCATGGCGCAGCTCTTCACGGTCAACTGCGAGCCTCTGACCATCCAGAGAGGCGACCCCATCGTGGACCCAGGGGTGCTATCCAGCCACGTCCACGCAGTTGTAGGAGGCACCGCCTTTGCGCTCTCCCAGTccaacgaggccgccaaggcagCCAGGGCGACCACGTGTGACAAGATACTGGACAACAGCAACTACTGGCAGCCGCAACTCTACCACCAGCGCCGTGATGGCAAGTTTGAGATTGTCAACTTCCAGGGCGCC GCCGCGTACTACATCTCCCGGGCTTGCGACTAcgcgcctggccgccgcaaCTGCAACGGCAGCCCTGCTCCCAAAGCCCCTCCTGCAGGTCTGCGCATGGTGGTTGGTGAACCGTCGCTGAG AACGTACAACCACTCGAACCCTGCGCAGCGAGCCATCTCGCACGTTTGCCTGGGAAGAGGTACCTCCAAGGAGACCCCAAACTTTCCATCGGGGCAATGTGAGCGCATGCGAGCCGAGACATTCTTCCCTTCCTGCTGGGATGGCAAGAACCTTGACAGTTCAAACCACAGGAAACAT ATGGCGTTCCCGGTCATTGGAGACTTCAACACCGGTGTGTGCCCGCAATCGCACCCCGTCGCCATCTTTTCCGTCTTCTTCGAATTCTTCTACGACACCGGTGCGATCAAGAACTTCAACCGCTTGGTCTGGGCCAACGGCGACCCCACCGGATACGGGCTTCACGGTGACTACCTCAACGGCTGGAAGGACCAAGACAGGCTGGGCCGTGCCATGGACACCTGCACCGGACCGGGAGGGGTCAATGCTCCGGGGTGCAGCCTGAACGTTGGCCCCAACGGACCGGGCCACTCCAGCAGACAGGCTCTgcagacgccgcccccgacggAGGACGTCGGCTTGAAGGCGCCCATCGACAAGCTGCCCGGCAACAACCCCGTTACTCAGTAG